DNA from Leucobacter aridicollis:
GCTGCGTGTGCGGCCGCGGCGGGGGGAGCTGTCGCAGCTGCCGACGGCGGGGCCGCGGGCGCGCCCGTGGCGGGAGCCGCCGACGCTGACTGGGACTGAACTGCTGACTGAGTGGCTGCGAATTTCTCGAGAGTCGGCCACCAAGCCGGGTCTACCGAGTTCTTGTCGACGACGTACTGTTTGTACATCTCATCGACAAGCCAAGCGTTCGCACCAAAATCTTCTGCGGAACCATCCTGTGAGGTGGTTTCCGAGCGCTCTGCCAAAGCGACTTCCTCTCCCGTGAGTAATGTTGTCTCGTGCGAAAGTGCCGCTGTATCCGGCGGCACGACCCGCGATAACGGTTCGCCATCGCACACTGTATAAGCCTACGCCGTTCCCGCTCCGAAAATGCCAATCTCGCTGATAAAGTGGAGCAATCATGGAAGCGGACCCCCGAAGACCCTCAGACCCTCCGAGTATCATCCGCGCTGAGGCGCGGACTTCGCACAGGAATTCGGTTCTCGTATGAACGAGTGGCTGCAACTTTCCCTCGGCATTCTTCTCACATTTGGCACCGGTGTGTTCGTCGCTGCTGAGTTCTCGCTTGTCGCGCTCGACAGGCAGGACCTCGAGCGGCGCAGGGAAGGCGGGGAGCGCGGCCTGGACCGCGTCATCCGCGGGCTCTCCCACACGTCGACCCACCTCTCGAGTGCCCAGCTCGGGATCACGCTCACGACGCTGCTCGCCGGCTACCTGCTCGAGCCCGTCATCAGCGGCGCCCTCAGCGGACCGCTCACCGCGATCGGCCTGCCGCGCGAGCTCCTCGGCGTTGTCACGGTTCCCGTGGCCGTCGCGATCGCCACGATCTTCTCGATGATCGTCGGCGAGCTGGTGCCGAAGAACTTCGCGATCTCGCTGCCGCTCGCGACGGCGAAGCTCGTGATGCCGCTGCAGGCCGGCTTCACCGCGGTGTTTAAGCCCGCGGTGAAGGTGCTGAACGGCAGCGCGAACGGGATCCTGCGCTGGATTGGGATCGAGCCGAAGGAGGAGCTCTCCGGCGCCCGCTCGGCGCAGGAGCTCTCCTCGCTCGTGCGTCACTCGGCGAGCGCGGGACTCCTCGAGGCCGACACGGCGACGCTGCTCGACCGCACCCTCCATTTCGCGGAGCTCACCGCGGCAGACGTGATGACGCCGCGGCTGCGCATGGAGAGCATCCAGCGCCTCGAGCCGGCGCAGGCCGTGCTCGAGCTGTCGGGGCGCACCGGGTTCTCGCGTTTCCCGGTGATCGATGAGGATCGCGACGACGTCGTCGGGGTGGTCCACGTGAAGCAGGCTGTGGCAGTTCCCCGCTCGAAGCGCGCCGAGGTGCCGGTCGCGGCGCTCGCGGAGGAGTCGCTCCGCGTGCCTGAGACGCTGCGCGTCGACCAACTGCTCGAACAGCTGCGCGCCTCTGGCTACCAGCTTGCGATCGTCGTCGACGAGTACGGCGGCACGGCGGGCCTCGTCACGCTCGAGGATCTCGTCGAAGAGATCATCGGAGAGGTGTCAGACGAGCACGACCGCTCGGCGGCCGGCGTCGTTGGCACCGCCAACGAGATGACGTTCCCTGCGGATCTCCGGCCCGATGAGCTGCGCGAGCAGACCGGGATCGAGATCCCAGACTCCGACGATTACGACACCGCCGCTGGCTTCGTGCTGCTGCAACTCGGGACGATCCCGGTTGTTGGCGACGAGGTCCAGCTGCCCGACGGCGCGACGCTTCGCGTCGAGCGGATGGACGGCAGGCGCATCGCGCGACTCCGCTTCTTCGCGGCACCGGAGCTCGACGAGCTCGAAGACGCAGGCCTTGGGGAGGGGGACCGCTCATGAGCGATTGGCTCGGAATTCTCTGGCTGGTGCTGCTGCTTGCAGCAAACGCCTTCTTCGTCGCCGCCGAGTTCGCGGTGATCTCTGCGCGACGCTCGCAGATCGAACCGCGGGCAGAGGCCGGATCGAAGAGCGCGAAGACCGCCCTGTTCGCGATGGAACACGCGACGCTCATGCTCGCGACCTGTCAGCTCGGTATTACCGTCTGCTCGCTCGTGATCCTGAACGTCTCCGAACCGGCGATTCACCATCTGCTCGCCGGCCCGCTCGAGTGGACGGGCATGAGCGTCGAGGTCGCCGGCATCACCGCGTTCGTGCTGACGCTGCTGCTCGTCACGTATCTCCACGTCGTCTTCGGCGAGATGGTGCCGAAGAACGCCGCG
Protein-coding regions in this window:
- a CDS encoding hemolysin family protein, which gives rise to MNEWLQLSLGILLTFGTGVFVAAEFSLVALDRQDLERRREGGERGLDRVIRGLSHTSTHLSSAQLGITLTTLLAGYLLEPVISGALSGPLTAIGLPRELLGVVTVPVAVAIATIFSMIVGELVPKNFAISLPLATAKLVMPLQAGFTAVFKPAVKVLNGSANGILRWIGIEPKEELSGARSAQELSSLVRHSASAGLLEADTATLLDRTLHFAELTAADVMTPRLRMESIQRLEPAQAVLELSGRTGFSRFPVIDEDRDDVVGVVHVKQAVAVPRSKRAEVPVAALAEESLRVPETLRVDQLLEQLRASGYQLAIVVDEYGGTAGLVTLEDLVEEIIGEVSDEHDRSAAGVVGTANEMTFPADLRPDELREQTGIEIPDSDDYDTAAGFVLLQLGTIPVVGDEVQLPDGATLRVERMDGRRIARLRFFAAPELDELEDAGLGEGDRS